In a genomic window of Streptomyces pristinaespiralis:
- a CDS encoding helix-turn-helix transcriptional regulator produces MLGAIGLDERQESAYRALVALGAAEISDLAHRLAMPEPDTERALRRLEQQGLAAQSSARTGRWVAAPPGVALGALLTQQRHELEQAELAAALLAEEYRAESVEPAVHDLVEVVTGASAVVHRFVQLQLGATEEVCALVTGNPIAVSGMDNDAEENATSRGVAYRVVLEREVLTKPDGITELSAALSRDEQVRVVDRVPTKLVIADRSLAMVPLTGRGAEPAALVVHASGLLESLMGLFEAVWREALPLRLGARGIEEELCGPDATDLEILSLLLAGMTDASVAKQLDLGLRTVQRRVKGLMELTGVTTRLQLGWHAYAKGWVARDLHDRL; encoded by the coding sequence GTGCTGGGAGCGATAGGGCTCGACGAAAGACAGGAGTCGGCGTACCGCGCGCTGGTGGCGCTCGGGGCGGCGGAGATCTCCGATCTCGCGCACCGGCTGGCCATGCCGGAGCCGGACACGGAGCGGGCCCTGCGGCGGCTCGAGCAGCAGGGGCTGGCCGCGCAGTCGTCGGCGCGCACCGGCCGCTGGGTGGCGGCGCCGCCCGGTGTGGCGCTCGGCGCCCTGCTGACGCAGCAGCGGCACGAACTGGAGCAGGCCGAACTGGCGGCGGCGCTGCTCGCCGAGGAGTACCGGGCGGAGTCCGTCGAGCCGGCCGTCCACGACCTGGTCGAGGTGGTGACCGGTGCGAGTGCCGTGGTGCACCGCTTCGTACAGCTTCAGCTCGGCGCCACGGAGGAGGTCTGCGCGCTCGTCACCGGCAATCCCATCGCCGTCAGCGGCATGGACAACGATGCCGAGGAGAACGCCACGTCCCGGGGTGTGGCGTACCGGGTCGTACTGGAACGCGAGGTGCTGACGAAGCCCGACGGCATCACCGAGCTGTCGGCGGCCCTGAGCCGTGACGAACAGGTCCGGGTGGTCGACCGGGTGCCGACGAAGCTCGTCATCGCCGACCGCTCCCTCGCGATGGTGCCCCTGACCGGCCGCGGTGCGGAGCCCGCCGCGCTGGTCGTCCACGCCAGCGGACTGCTGGAGTCGCTGATGGGCCTCTTCGAGGCGGTCTGGCGTGAAGCGCTCCCGCTGCGGCTGGGGGCGCGCGGGATCGAGGAGGAGCTCTGCGGCCCGGACGCCACGGACCTGGAGATCCTTTCGCTGCTCCTCGCCGGTATGACCGACGCGAGCGTCGCCAAGCAGCTGGACCTGGGGCTGCGGACCGTGCAGCGCCGGGTCAAGGGGCTGATGGAACTCACCGGTGTGACGACCCGCCTCCAGCTGGGCTGGCACGCCTACGCGAAGGGCTGGGTGGCGCGCGACCTGCACGACCGCCTCTGA
- a CDS encoding DUF456 domain-containing protein has translation MGVWQLLMVGGVMLLGLLGVIVPGVPGPWLVWAAVLWWSLHVQTGVAWFLLVGATAVLLINQVIVWLLPNRRLRGLGVTRRMAASAGLGALAGFFLIPVIGAVPGFVGGIYGSERLRLGGHGPAMASTRAVMRAAGTSVLVELMGCLMVVGAWVGAVVSGG, from the coding sequence GTGGGCGTATGGCAGCTCCTGATGGTCGGCGGGGTGATGCTGCTGGGCCTCCTGGGGGTGATCGTCCCGGGGGTCCCGGGGCCGTGGCTGGTGTGGGCCGCCGTGCTCTGGTGGTCCCTGCACGTGCAGACGGGCGTGGCGTGGTTCCTGCTCGTCGGCGCCACGGCGGTCCTGCTGATCAACCAGGTCATCGTGTGGCTGCTGCCCAACCGCCGACTACGGGGCCTCGGCGTCACCCGCCGGATGGCCGCCTCCGCGGGTCTCGGGGCGCTGGCCGGCTTCTTCCTGATTCCCGTCATCGGCGCGGTACCGGGCTTCGTGGGCGGCATCTACGGCTCGGAACGCCTCCGGCTGGGCGGTCACGGCCCGGCGATGGCCTCGACCCGCGCGGTGATGCGCGCGGCGGGCACGAGCGTGCTGGTGGAGCTCATGGGGTGCTTGATGGTGGTGGGGGCGTGGGTGGGGGCGGTGGTGTCCGGCGGGTAG
- a CDS encoding S8 family peptidase yields the protein MRPITRTALGAATAAVLTVTAIAPSAAEPQDGASQKRPPAGSEAAARQGDRPVTVTLVTGDRVLVGRDASGAPSATVLPRPDGTTATTQTRRSGQDLYVYPEDAVAALAAGTVDEQLFNVTGLVRQGYDDAHTTALPLIATYGRDVARSAPAVPRGAKRGLVLRAVGGVALKADKKQAADFWADVTNTRSRSASGLKKLWLDRKVEATLDRSTRQVAADLAWAAGYDGKGTKVAVLDTGVDAEHPDLKGRVAAAENFTDSDTPGDSHGHGTHTLSTVGGSGAASDGRNKGVAPGAELLSGKVLNDYGNGAESWIIAGMQWAVDRKADVVSMSLGSPLPTDCTDPMSTAAAELARNEGTLFVVAAGNSGPSHNTVSSPGCVPGVLTVGAVDRDDSTAQFSSRGPAIVSHTLKPEIAAPGVAISAAAAGGRGPYAYRSMSGTSMATPHVAGAAAIVKQRHPDWTAQQIKAALVSSAKSSVPGDVRETGGGRLDVKAAVDTTVTGAPAVQGGTFDWPQHRGDRTTVQVPYTNSGDEPVRLDLAVRKVTGNDGSPVRSEIARLGARSVTVPAGATVEVPLTLDPSARIERAQYGDVTGRVVATGDGVTVSTPFSLYVQPETVGLRVKLVDRQGEPAAGSSSLDVIGTDDATGERRFNDGAADQVYRLRPGSYLLSSFVTSGDGTVSYLGRPEIELTKDTTVVLDAREAHRLGIGTDRRSEVRVGTLGFARNWDDTWLHSGTISGGRAVTGYYADVQGRAKDGDFEFASHWRAYAPLIEELAVEGGPRLRPVAASVGSVNLDGTGTAGLVDAGTGTPAELEAAGVKGKFALVHVPDGGAGAVSAARNAKAAGALAVVVHRDAPGVYLPSTGFGTAPHPVIGIEAAEARLLLERLADGPVSLRWKATAKSPYVYNLSFPEGGPVASDRTYRVRDTKLARNDTTYHAMGVTADYRDVVVAHRPSGIQASVSGVDLVPAPGERAEFYTPGDTRWEHHVSSSFPWGEYLSDPARAYKAGERREESWYGGVLAPAAPLDATGEQALAAERQGNLLGVAPAFWGDSEHVGTAGSFGDIGNTRLVRDGEEIGRTAYPFGAYEVPAGDAAYELTLTTMKVGSPAAVWKRSTRLETTWKFRSKLDENVYSQGIPLLFPGYELPEDGLKTVAAGDGLRIGLSATGHAGYRPGALTGAKLSYSYDGGQTWTAAATERQGDGAWNATVNHAGAAGKAVTLRTELTDARGNSVTQLVIDAYAVR from the coding sequence ATGCGCCCGATAACGCGTACGGCACTGGGAGCGGCAACAGCCGCCGTGCTGACCGTCACGGCGATCGCACCGTCGGCGGCAGAGCCGCAGGACGGGGCGAGCCAGAAGAGACCGCCGGCCGGCAGCGAGGCCGCGGCACGACAGGGGGACCGCCCGGTCACGGTCACGCTCGTGACCGGGGACCGCGTCCTCGTCGGCCGGGACGCCTCGGGCGCGCCGTCCGCCACCGTACTGCCGCGTCCCGACGGCACCACGGCCACCACGCAGACCCGCCGATCCGGCCAGGACCTGTACGTCTACCCGGAGGACGCCGTCGCCGCGCTGGCGGCCGGCACCGTCGACGAGCAGCTCTTCAACGTCACCGGGCTGGTCCGCCAGGGCTACGACGACGCGCACACCACGGCACTGCCGCTGATCGCCACCTACGGCCGCGACGTGGCCCGCTCCGCCCCGGCCGTCCCGCGCGGCGCGAAGCGCGGACTCGTGCTGCGAGCCGTCGGCGGAGTCGCCCTCAAGGCCGACAAGAAGCAGGCGGCCGACTTCTGGGCCGACGTCACGAACACCCGGTCCCGGTCCGCCTCCGGGCTGAAGAAGCTGTGGCTGGACCGCAAGGTCGAGGCCACCCTGGACCGCTCCACGCGGCAGGTCGCGGCCGACCTGGCCTGGGCCGCCGGATACGACGGCAAGGGCACCAAGGTCGCCGTGCTCGACACCGGCGTCGATGCCGAACACCCCGACCTCAAGGGCCGGGTGGCCGCCGCGGAGAACTTCACCGACTCCGACACCCCCGGCGACAGCCATGGCCACGGCACCCACACCCTCTCCACCGTCGGCGGCTCGGGCGCCGCGAGCGACGGCAGGAACAAGGGGGTCGCCCCCGGTGCGGAACTGCTCAGCGGGAAGGTCCTGAACGACTACGGCAACGGCGCCGAGTCCTGGATCATCGCCGGCATGCAGTGGGCCGTCGACCGGAAGGCCGACGTCGTGTCCATGAGCCTCGGCAGCCCGCTGCCGACCGACTGCACCGACCCCATGAGCACCGCGGCCGCGGAACTCGCCCGCAACGAGGGCACGTTGTTCGTCGTCGCCGCCGGAAACTCGGGACCGTCGCACAACACCGTCTCGTCGCCCGGCTGCGTGCCCGGCGTCCTCACCGTCGGCGCTGTCGACCGTGACGACAGTACGGCCCAGTTCTCCAGCCGGGGCCCCGCGATCGTCTCCCACACACTGAAGCCCGAGATCGCCGCGCCCGGCGTCGCCATCTCCGCGGCAGCGGCGGGCGGCCGGGGCCCGTACGCGTACCGGTCGATGTCCGGCACCTCCATGGCCACCCCGCACGTCGCCGGCGCCGCCGCCATCGTCAAGCAGCGCCACCCCGACTGGACCGCGCAGCAGATCAAGGCCGCGCTGGTGTCCTCCGCCAAGTCGTCCGTCCCCGGCGACGTACGCGAGACCGGCGGTGGCCGGCTCGACGTCAAGGCGGCCGTCGACACGACCGTGACCGGCGCGCCCGCCGTCCAGGGCGGCACCTTCGACTGGCCGCAGCACCGCGGCGACCGCACCACCGTCCAGGTCCCCTACACCAACAGCGGCGACGAGCCCGTGCGCCTCGACCTGGCCGTGCGGAAGGTGACCGGCAACGACGGCTCGCCCGTCCGCTCCGAGATCGCCAGGCTCGGTGCGCGTTCGGTGACCGTCCCCGCCGGTGCCACCGTCGAGGTCCCCCTGACGCTGGACCCGTCGGCGCGCATCGAACGCGCCCAGTACGGGGACGTCACCGGCCGCGTCGTCGCCACCGGTGACGGCGTCACCGTCTCCACCCCGTTCTCGCTGTACGTGCAGCCGGAAACGGTCGGCCTGCGCGTCAAGCTCGTCGACCGCCAGGGTGAGCCGGCGGCCGGGTCGTCCTCGCTGGACGTCATAGGCACCGACGACGCGACCGGCGAGCGCCGCTTCAACGACGGCGCCGCCGACCAGGTCTACCGGCTCCGCCCCGGCTCGTACCTCCTCTCCTCCTTCGTCACGTCCGGTGACGGCACCGTCAGTTACCTCGGCCGCCCCGAGATCGAACTGACGAAGGACACGACCGTCGTGCTCGACGCGCGGGAGGCACACCGGCTGGGCATCGGGACCGACCGCAGGTCCGAGGTCCGCGTCGGCACGCTCGGCTTCGCGCGCAACTGGGACGACACCTGGCTGCACTCCGGCACCATCAGCGGCGGCCGCGCGGTCACCGGCTACTACGCCGACGTCCAAGGCCGGGCGAAGGACGGCGACTTCGAGTTCGCCAGCCACTGGCGCGCCTACGCGCCGCTCATCGAGGAACTCGCCGTCGAAGGCGGCCCGCGACTGCGTCCCGTCGCCGCGAGCGTCGGATCGGTCAACCTCGACGGCACCGGCACCGCGGGCCTCGTCGACGCGGGCACAGGAACCCCCGCGGAACTCGAAGCGGCGGGCGTCAAGGGCAAGTTCGCCCTGGTGCACGTCCCCGACGGTGGCGCGGGCGCCGTGAGCGCGGCACGCAACGCCAAGGCGGCCGGCGCGCTCGCCGTCGTCGTGCACCGTGACGCGCCCGGCGTGTACCTGCCCTCCACCGGCTTCGGCACCGCACCGCACCCGGTCATCGGCATCGAGGCCGCGGAGGCACGACTCCTGCTCGAGCGGCTGGCCGACGGCCCGGTCTCCCTGCGCTGGAAGGCCACCGCCAAGAGCCCGTACGTCTACAACCTGAGCTTCCCCGAGGGCGGTCCCGTCGCCTCCGACCGCACCTACCGGGTGCGCGACACGAAGCTCGCCAGGAACGACACCACCTACCACGCGATGGGAGTCACCGCCGACTACCGGGACGTGGTCGTCGCCCACCGTCCCAGCGGCATCCAGGCCTCCGTCTCCGGCGTCGACCTGGTGCCGGCGCCCGGCGAACGCGCCGAGTTCTACACCCCCGGTGACACCCGGTGGGAGCACCACGTGTCCTCCAGCTTCCCCTGGGGCGAGTACTTGTCCGACCCGGCCCGCGCCTACAAGGCCGGCGAACGGCGTGAGGAGAGCTGGTACGGCGGCGTCCTCGCCCCGGCCGCGCCCCTCGACGCGACAGGGGAACAGGCCCTCGCGGCCGAGCGTCAGGGCAACCTCCTCGGAGTGGCCCCCGCGTTCTGGGGCGACAGCGAACACGTCGGCACGGCCGGGTCGTTCGGCGACATCGGCAACACCCGTCTGGTCCGCGACGGCGAGGAGATCGGACGGACCGCGTACCCCTTCGGCGCCTACGAGGTCCCGGCCGGCGACGCCGCCTACGAACTGACCCTGACGACGATGAAGGTCGGTTCGCCGGCCGCGGTGTGGAAGCGGTCCACCCGTCTGGAGACGACCTGGAAGTTCCGTTCGAAGCTCGACGAGAACGTGTACTCCCAGGGCATCCCGCTCCTCTTCCCGGGCTACGAACTCCCCGAGGACGGCCTCAAGACCGTCGCCGCGGGCGACGGCCTGCGGATCGGCCTGAGCGCCACAGGGCACGCCGGTTACCGGCCGGGCGCACTCACCGGCGCGAAGCTGTCGTACTCGTACGACGGCGGGCAGACCTGGACGGCGGCGGCCACCGAACGACAGGGTGACGGCGCCTGGAACGCGACCGTGAACCACGCGGGCGCCGCCGGCAAGGCGGTCACCCTGAGAACCGAACTGACGGACGCCCGGGGCAACTCCGTCACCCAGCTCGTGATCGACGCCTACGCGGTGCGCTGA
- a CDS encoding LysE family transporter, producing MDDVLISGALAGFGIAMPVGAVTVMIVTLSAQTSLRTGLAGAMGTATADGLYALIAALTGAALAGLLRPVAGPMRWTAAVVLLALAAKGLADAVRRSLDPGSVRQVEEKRPFSVYLQFLGLTVLNPLTIVYFSALVLALRNDDWPPMGGLMFVVAAFAASASWQALLAVGGALVGRALTSDKGRLGTALVGNGVIIFLAARLLLGG from the coding sequence GTGGATGACGTCTTGATCTCCGGCGCGCTGGCCGGATTCGGAATCGCCATGCCGGTCGGTGCCGTCACCGTCATGATCGTCACCCTGTCCGCGCAGACGTCGCTGCGTACCGGTCTCGCGGGCGCGATGGGGACGGCGACGGCCGACGGGCTGTACGCGCTGATCGCCGCGCTGACGGGTGCCGCGCTCGCCGGCCTGCTCCGGCCCGTGGCGGGCCCCATGCGGTGGACGGCGGCGGTCGTGCTGCTCGCGCTCGCGGCGAAGGGACTGGCGGACGCCGTCCGCCGCTCGCTCGATCCCGGGTCCGTGCGGCAGGTCGAGGAGAAACGGCCGTTCAGCGTCTACCTGCAGTTCCTCGGACTCACTGTTCTCAACCCGCTGACCATCGTCTACTTCTCCGCACTGGTGCTGGCGCTCAGGAACGACGACTGGCCCCCGATGGGCGGCTTGATGTTCGTCGTCGCCGCGTTCGCCGCCTCGGCGAGCTGGCAGGCGCTGCTCGCCGTCGGCGGTGCGCTGGTCGGTCGTGCCCTCACCAGCGACAAGGGCCGCCTGGGCACGGCGCTGGTCGGCAACGGAGTGATCATCTTCCTGGCGGCCCGTCTGCTGCTCGGCGGCTGA
- a CDS encoding PHP domain-containing protein, whose protein sequence is MEPVEALNRVAFLLERSLAETYRVRAFRTAAAALAELDAQEIADRAEAGTLVKLKGIGPKTARVIEEALAGGTPAYLERLEEEAGGPLADGGSALRAALRGDCHLHSDWSDGGSPIDEMGRAAAALGHEWAVLTDHSPTLTVAGGLTAERLRAQLDVVAELNKEWAPFRLLTGIECDILPDGSLDQEPELLDRLDLVVASVHSKLRMDSAAMTRRMVWAVENPLTDVLGHCTGRLVTGGRGTRPESQFDADEVFGACAEHGTALEINSRPERRDPPRRLLRRAVEAGVLFAVDTDAHAPGQLDWQIIGCARAEECGVPAERVVNTWTADEVLEWTRTGRPPAAGGAGR, encoded by the coding sequence ATGGAACCGGTCGAGGCCCTGAACCGGGTGGCCTTTCTCCTGGAGCGCTCACTCGCGGAGACCTATCGCGTACGCGCCTTCCGTACCGCCGCCGCGGCCCTCGCCGAACTCGACGCGCAGGAGATCGCCGACCGTGCCGAGGCCGGAACGCTCGTCAAGCTCAAGGGAATCGGCCCCAAGACCGCCCGCGTGATCGAGGAAGCCCTCGCCGGCGGAACCCCCGCGTACCTCGAGCGACTCGAGGAAGAGGCGGGCGGGCCGCTCGCCGACGGCGGCAGCGCCCTGCGCGCCGCCCTGCGGGGCGACTGCCATCTGCACTCCGACTGGTCGGACGGCGGCAGCCCCATCGACGAGATGGGGCGTGCGGCCGCCGCGCTCGGCCACGAATGGGCCGTCCTCACCGACCACTCGCCCACCCTCACCGTCGCAGGAGGACTCACCGCGGAACGGCTGCGCGCCCAACTCGACGTCGTGGCCGAACTCAACAAGGAGTGGGCGCCCTTCCGGCTCCTCACCGGCATCGAGTGCGACATCCTCCCCGACGGCAGCCTCGACCAGGAACCCGAACTGCTGGACCGCCTCGACCTCGTCGTCGCCTCCGTCCACTCCAAACTCCGCATGGATTCCGCCGCGATGACGAGGAGGATGGTTTGGGCCGTCGAGAACCCGCTCACCGACGTTCTCGGTCACTGCACCGGACGACTCGTCACCGGCGGCCGCGGCACCCGGCCCGAGTCGCAGTTCGACGCGGACGAGGTCTTCGGCGCCTGCGCGGAGCACGGCACCGCCCTGGAGATCAACAGCCGCCCCGAGCGGCGCGATCCACCGCGCCGGCTGCTGCGCAGGGCCGTAGAGGCGGGCGTCCTCTTCGCCGTCGACACCGACGCGCACGCGCCCGGACAGCTCGACTGGCAGATCATCGGCTGCGCCCGCGCGGAGGAGTGCGGTGTGCCGGCGGAGCGCGTGGTCAACACCTGGACCGCCGACGAGGTGCTCGAATGGACCCGGACCGGGCGCCCGCCCGCCGCGGGCGGAGCCGGCCGCTGA
- the rsgA gene encoding ribosome small subunit-dependent GTPase A, giving the protein MSNTQPHTSSLTSAAQDTLAPYGWDTAWEAEFAPYAAQGLLPGRVVRVDRGQCDLVTPRGVMRGDTEFVTPRDPMRVVCTGDWVAVDPDGDPQFVRTLLPRRTAIVRSTSSKRSEGQVLATNIDHIVICVSLAVELDLGRIERFLALAWESGAQPLVALTKADLVPDVTGLSYLVQDVETTAPGVQVIPVSSATGEGVEVLTAIVSGGTSVLLGVSGAGKSTLANALLGEDVMDVQATRDVDGKGRHTTTTRNLLVMPGGGVLIDTPGLRGVGLWDAEAGVHQVFSEIEDLAAQCRFHDCAHEAEPGCAVLGAIEDGTLPERRLDSYRKLIRENQRIVAKTDARLRAEIRRDWKLKGAQGRAAMEAKRGRVR; this is encoded by the coding sequence TTGTCCAACACCCAGCCCCACACGTCTTCCCTCACCTCTGCCGCCCAGGACACGCTCGCCCCCTACGGGTGGGACACGGCCTGGGAAGCCGAGTTCGCCCCGTACGCCGCCCAGGGCCTGCTGCCCGGTCGCGTCGTACGCGTCGACCGCGGCCAGTGCGACCTCGTCACGCCGCGCGGTGTGATGCGCGGCGACACCGAGTTCGTCACGCCCCGCGACCCGATGCGGGTCGTCTGCACCGGCGACTGGGTGGCCGTCGACCCCGACGGCGACCCGCAGTTCGTACGGACCCTCCTGCCGCGGCGCACCGCCATCGTGCGGTCGACGTCGTCCAAGCGGTCGGAAGGCCAGGTGCTCGCCACCAACATCGACCACATCGTCATCTGCGTCTCGCTGGCGGTCGAACTCGACCTCGGCCGGATCGAACGCTTCCTCGCCCTGGCGTGGGAGAGCGGGGCGCAGCCGCTCGTCGCCCTCACCAAGGCCGACCTGGTGCCCGACGTGACCGGGCTGTCCTACCTCGTGCAGGACGTCGAGACCACCGCGCCCGGCGTCCAGGTCATCCCCGTCAGCTCCGCCACCGGGGAAGGCGTCGAGGTCCTCACCGCGATCGTGTCCGGCGGCACCAGCGTGCTGCTCGGCGTCTCGGGAGCCGGCAAATCCACTCTCGCCAACGCGCTCCTCGGCGAGGACGTCATGGACGTCCAGGCCACCCGTGACGTCGACGGCAAGGGCCGGCACACCACGACCACCCGCAACCTGCTCGTCATGCCCGGCGGCGGCGTCCTCATCGACACGCCGGGGCTGCGGGGCGTCGGCCTCTGGGACGCCGAAGCTGGCGTCCACCAGGTGTTCTCCGAGATCGAGGACCTCGCCGCGCAGTGCCGCTTCCACGACTGCGCCCACGAGGCGGAGCCCGGCTGCGCCGTGCTCGGCGCGATCGAGGACGGCACGCTGCCGGAGCGGCGGCTGGACAGCTACCGCAAGCTGATCCGGGAGAACCAGCGGATCGTGGCCAAGACGGACGCACGGCTACGGGCGGAGATCCGCCGCGACTGGAAACTGAAGGGCGCGCAGGGCCGCGCGGCCATGGAGGCCAAACGCGGCCGCGTCCGCTGA